A genomic window from Arthrobacter globiformis includes:
- a CDS encoding GlcG/HbpS family heme-binding protein — MLQEAEKIAAAAENAAAEAGVNVVVSIVDTHGNPVLLHRMDGAPLHSLEMAFRKAYTAASFDVATEELANQVLPGQPLYGLAVNSGSKLITFGGGAPTTLSDGRKVGVGISGGTTEEDIDILQSALGQTVT; from the coding sequence ATGCTTCAAGAAGCGGAAAAAATCGCCGCCGCAGCCGAAAATGCAGCCGCAGAAGCAGGCGTGAACGTGGTTGTCAGCATCGTAGACACACATGGCAACCCGGTTCTCCTGCACAGGATGGACGGCGCACCACTGCACTCCCTCGAGATGGCCTTCCGCAAAGCCTACACAGCAGCCTCCTTCGATGTGGCCACGGAGGAACTGGCAAACCAAGTACTGCCCGGCCAGCCCCTGTACGGCCTCGCCGTCAACTCCGGCAGCAAACTAATCACCTTCGGTGGCGGGGCGCCCACGACGCTTTCGGACGGTCGCAAAGTCGGTGTCGGAATTTCGGGAGGAACTACGGAAGAGGACATCGACATCCTACAGAGTGCGCTTGGGCAGACCGTCACCTAA
- a CDS encoding aldo/keto reductase, which translates to MAPLSIAAQRTFGRAGWSTTLAGFGSVALGNMGKVMPTTEARNLVNHAWESGVRLFDTAPMYGHGLAEYRLADELMDRNRDEYALVTKVGRTLHPAPSGTFDAGPWKNTPPMRMEYDYSYDGVMRQVEDSMQRMATDRFDVLLVHDTDRWTHGDRHRQRFQEAIEGAFRALLSLREQKVVSAIGIGVNEVDVCINAVNMVDIDCTLIAGTYNLLDQEAAKELLPLCQTRGIAVINGRVFGSGILATGTIRGAQFNYAPASAELIAKVRPIEDLCGDYGVSLGAVAVQFAASHPAISNVCMGAGSVEQQKQNYSWLEEEVPDGLWNELTTNGLLPAHTPSPSSLNNPPDTKDPNKCFKKRKKSPPQPKMQPQKQA; encoded by the coding sequence ATGGCCCCACTCAGCATCGCCGCCCAACGGACCTTCGGACGTGCCGGCTGGTCAACCACGTTGGCAGGTTTTGGCTCCGTAGCCCTGGGCAACATGGGAAAAGTCATGCCCACCACCGAAGCCCGCAATCTGGTCAACCATGCCTGGGAATCAGGCGTCCGCCTGTTTGATACCGCTCCCATGTACGGGCACGGACTGGCCGAATACCGGCTCGCGGATGAACTGATGGACCGGAACCGCGACGAGTATGCACTGGTCACAAAGGTCGGCCGTACCCTCCACCCCGCACCCTCAGGCACCTTCGACGCCGGACCTTGGAAAAACACGCCGCCGATGCGCATGGAATACGACTATTCCTATGACGGCGTCATGAGGCAAGTCGAAGACAGCATGCAGCGAATGGCGACGGACCGCTTCGATGTACTGCTCGTCCATGACACCGACCGGTGGACGCACGGAGACAGGCACCGTCAACGATTTCAGGAAGCCATAGAGGGTGCGTTCAGAGCGCTTCTGTCCCTCCGTGAGCAAAAAGTGGTCAGCGCCATAGGGATAGGCGTGAACGAAGTGGACGTATGCATCAACGCGGTGAACATGGTCGACATCGACTGCACGCTGATCGCAGGAACCTACAACCTCCTGGACCAGGAGGCAGCCAAAGAGCTGCTTCCCCTTTGCCAGACGCGAGGAATAGCAGTCATCAACGGACGGGTGTTCGGATCCGGCATCCTGGCCACAGGAACAATCCGCGGCGCCCAGTTCAACTACGCTCCCGCAAGCGCCGAACTCATCGCGAAGGTACGGCCAATCGAGGATCTCTGCGGCGACTACGGCGTATCCCTTGGCGCTGTCGCGGTCCAGTTCGCAGCGTCGCATCCAGCCATCAGCAACGTCTGCATGGGGGCCGGCAGCGTCGAGCAACAGAAACAGAACTACTCATGGCTCGAAGAGGAAGTACCCGACGGGCTTTGGAACGAGCTGACTACCAACGGCCTGCTGCCAGCCCACACCCCTTCCCCGTCGAGCCTAAACAATCCTCCGGATACTAAGGACCCCAACAAATGCTTCAAGAAGCGGAAAAAATCGCCGCCGCAGCCGAAAATGCAGCCGCAGAAGCAGGCGTGA
- a CDS encoding cysteine hydrolase family protein — translation MTAFEDKLNKYVDRSYRFIPDTIDLSKTVVHALDIQNLCLDPKGADYIESVGGAPSGQESLGPAKRILGLAREKGMKVIWSLWGMHPEGADLGIWGLKYPSWNEPDSPFNHGTWNGALVDGFEPQKGEPVFQKHRNSSFYGTAFNEYLMQDRAEYLVIIGSSTANCVPTTARDGFDRGYKVIVVADAGTAIPINTHGRNPEFDHETPEGYGQYWESLRNIQAQYADVMSSDEFAALVERSSAAQTKSGEQLTSATR, via the coding sequence ATGACCGCCTTCGAAGACAAGCTCAACAAGTACGTCGACCGTTCCTACCGCTTCATCCCCGACACCATCGACCTCAGCAAGACCGTCGTGCACGCACTGGACATCCAGAACCTCTGCCTCGATCCCAAGGGCGCCGACTACATCGAAAGCGTCGGCGGCGCTCCCTCCGGCCAGGAATCCCTCGGCCCTGCAAAGAGGATCCTGGGACTCGCCCGCGAAAAGGGTATGAAGGTCATTTGGTCACTCTGGGGCATGCACCCCGAGGGCGCAGACCTTGGTATCTGGGGACTGAAGTACCCTTCATGGAACGAGCCGGATTCCCCCTTCAACCACGGCACCTGGAACGGCGCCCTCGTCGACGGATTCGAACCGCAAAAAGGCGAACCCGTCTTCCAGAAGCACCGCAACAGCAGCTTCTACGGGACTGCTTTCAACGAGTACCTGATGCAGGACCGAGCGGAGTATCTGGTCATCATCGGGTCGTCGACGGCCAATTGCGTCCCCACGACGGCCCGCGACGGGTTCGACCGCGGCTACAAGGTCATCGTCGTCGCCGACGCGGGGACTGCCATCCCGATCAACACCCACGGCCGCAACCCGGAATTCGATCACGAAACACCCGAAGGCTACGGCCAATACTGGGAGTCGCTGCGCAACATCCAGGCACAATACGCCGACGTGATGTCCAGCGACGAGTTCGCTGCCCTGGTGGAGCGCTCATCCGCCGCCCAGACAAAGTCCGGCGAACAGCTGACAAGCGCAACACGCTAA
- a CDS encoding gluconate 2-dehydrogenase subunit 3 family protein gives MVSKADWEIAPIHIDPDTTEKLFFTDHEWDTIEAAAARIMPTDHDPGAREARVIVFIDRYLSGIDYLYAAADGSGFLQLADKDAHAARARNANMQRLYREGILELDTKARELRAPSFKEASDQIQDEVLEQISGAPKPVPVSLTSREVYYSRLQGNTDEGKSFFDTLCLHVRQGFYGDPVYGGNKDQMGWKTVGFVGPKSLKDTMDGTYSTAEFFIQEYDWEDLVPGFKHSQDPTSNQQQNGQ, from the coding sequence ATGGTGTCAAAAGCTGACTGGGAAATAGCACCCATTCACATCGATCCTGATACGACCGAAAAGCTATTCTTCACCGACCACGAGTGGGACACGATCGAAGCAGCAGCGGCCAGGATCATGCCCACGGATCACGATCCGGGGGCCCGCGAGGCACGCGTCATCGTCTTCATCGACAGGTACCTGTCCGGCATCGACTACCTCTACGCCGCAGCCGACGGAAGCGGATTCCTGCAACTGGCAGATAAAGATGCCCACGCAGCCCGGGCCCGGAACGCCAACATGCAACGCCTGTACCGGGAAGGCATCCTCGAGCTGGACACGAAGGCACGGGAACTGCGCGCCCCGTCCTTCAAAGAGGCCTCCGACCAGATTCAGGACGAAGTGCTCGAACAAATCAGCGGCGCGCCCAAACCCGTCCCTGTGTCCCTCACATCCAGAGAGGTGTACTACTCACGCCTCCAGGGCAACACCGACGAAGGCAAGAGTTTTTTCGACACGCTCTGCCTCCACGTCCGCCAAGGCTTCTACGGCGATCCCGTCTACGGGGGAAATAAGGACCAGATGGGCTGGAAAACGGTCGGTTTCGTGGGACCAAAGAGCCTGAAGGACACCATGGACGGCACTTACAGCACCGCCGAGTTCTTTATCCAGGAATACGACTGGGAAGATCTGGTCCCCGGTTTCAAACACAGCCAGGATCCCACCTCCAACCAGCAGCAGAACGGTCAGTGA
- a CDS encoding GMC oxidoreductase: MKRKMDPVDVVIVGLGAGGGPAAKVLSEAGYKVVGFDKGPWLRPEEHYSGDELKFQNRSYLWPDVNLMPRTVRSDDKSEARIFNFSPVPSNVGGGTSHMAGWMPRPRVSDFIFHSLHGELEGASLADWPYRYEHLEPYLTKVEWSYGISGLAGADKGEGFRSKAYPSAPLPPTSFGKKFYEGSNKLGINSFPLPMSHLTEGNALGRPAVNRTSFWNQYGDPTQTRSSVATTYIPEALATGNFEVRADSFVREVKVGKDGKATGVIYIDPSGLEIEQDARVVILALGAIESARLMLLSSSNKFPDGLANDSGLVGKNATFHEYIFAVGLFDRDMEDPLHGWTGNYQSGGSTHFYETDESRGHIGGGIIATTQIGQAINAIMPGRPTWGQAMKDADRDYFDYSMKIGFILQDMPQETNRVDLDPTVKDAWGMPVARITNKPHANDIAMSKWQIDKNQEILQAAGAKKTIPVYLGDEFTGNACHQQGTVRMGTDPAKSVLNEWGQTHSVENLFVLDGAGFPTALGVNPTLTIMAHSWRCADYIANIYMKGRSERLNLSPIKKS; this comes from the coding sequence ATGAAGCGAAAAATGGACCCGGTCGATGTCGTAATCGTAGGGCTGGGAGCCGGCGGCGGGCCGGCAGCAAAAGTACTCAGCGAGGCCGGATACAAGGTCGTCGGATTTGATAAAGGTCCCTGGTTGCGCCCGGAAGAGCACTATTCGGGAGACGAGCTGAAGTTCCAGAACCGCAGCTACCTGTGGCCGGACGTGAACCTCATGCCCCGCACCGTCCGCAGCGATGACAAATCCGAAGCACGGATCTTCAACTTCTCCCCCGTGCCGTCCAACGTCGGCGGCGGAACGAGTCACATGGCGGGGTGGATGCCGCGGCCGCGTGTCTCGGACTTCATCTTCCACTCCCTCCACGGCGAACTTGAGGGAGCAAGCCTGGCCGACTGGCCCTACCGCTACGAGCATCTCGAGCCCTACCTGACAAAGGTTGAATGGAGCTACGGCATTTCCGGCCTCGCCGGCGCCGACAAGGGTGAAGGCTTCCGCAGCAAGGCCTACCCCAGTGCCCCGCTGCCCCCCACCAGCTTCGGCAAGAAATTCTACGAAGGCTCCAACAAGCTCGGCATCAACTCCTTCCCCCTGCCGATGTCGCACCTGACCGAAGGCAACGCGCTTGGTCGGCCCGCGGTCAACCGGACCAGCTTCTGGAACCAGTACGGCGACCCCACCCAGACCCGGTCCAGCGTCGCCACGACCTACATCCCGGAAGCCCTGGCCACCGGAAACTTCGAGGTCCGGGCCGACAGCTTCGTCCGTGAAGTCAAGGTTGGAAAAGACGGGAAAGCCACAGGAGTCATCTATATCGACCCCAGCGGACTGGAAATCGAACAGGACGCCCGGGTGGTCATTCTCGCACTCGGCGCCATCGAATCCGCGCGTCTCATGCTCCTGTCCTCATCCAACAAATTCCCCGACGGCCTGGCCAACGATTCAGGACTGGTCGGCAAGAACGCCACCTTCCACGAGTACATCTTCGCCGTCGGACTCTTCGACAGGGACATGGAAGACCCGCTGCACGGGTGGACCGGGAACTACCAAAGCGGCGGATCCACCCACTTCTACGAGACAGACGAAAGCCGCGGCCACATCGGCGGAGGGATCATCGCCACCACCCAGATCGGACAGGCCATCAACGCCATCATGCCCGGACGACCCACCTGGGGACAGGCCATGAAGGACGCCGACCGTGACTACTTCGACTACTCCATGAAAATCGGATTCATCCTCCAGGACATGCCGCAGGAGACAAACAGGGTCGACTTGGACCCCACCGTCAAAGATGCCTGGGGAATGCCTGTCGCGCGCATCACCAACAAACCTCACGCGAACGACATCGCCATGAGCAAGTGGCAGATCGACAAGAACCAGGAGATCCTCCAAGCGGCCGGCGCGAAGAAGACGATTCCCGTCTACCTCGGGGACGAGTTCACCGGAAACGCCTGCCACCAGCAGGGCACCGTGCGGATGGGCACCGACCCTGCCAAGTCCGTGCTAAACGAATGGGGCCAGACGCACTCCGTCGAAAACCTCTTCGTCCTCGACGGGGCAGGCTTCCCCACCGCACTCGGCGTGAACCCCACGCTCACGATCATGGCGCATTCCTGGCGCTGCGCGGACTACATCGCCAACATCTACATGAAGGGCCGCTCGGAACGGCTGAACCTGTCCCCAATCAAAAAATCCTAG
- a CDS encoding sugar ABC transporter substrate-binding protein: protein MSSTTVNTRPGRRGSRARLALACTATAAALLLTGCTTVNSSGGGSNAGASGGGGTDYLPDETVKKIVNGREIKVGFAPPILSEFYTQVEKAAQNKMKEYEDRFGVKWKWERQGALNDAHSGTETLGIVQGYIARKFDAVFVCSAANASTMQALYKQGSAKGIDFYQFNSTEELANPSQAENPTGGLSTVSNIGYDDRWQSGYLAGQYIAKQLKGQGSIIQIMGPSGSDWTKLRQLGFKKAIAEYPDMKIVGEADGGYVRDKGLTAAQDLLTKFPDVKAIYGENEDMALGAAQAIDARGLKHWDGTSGIITIGADGLVSGMDAIKAGKLTATVDVNSSEMGSRMIETLFAHEFLGQEVNQFIRIPTGVVDKSNVDWHEGVLKNVLSGPGKY, encoded by the coding sequence ATGAGCTCAACCACAGTGAATACACGGCCAGGCCGCCGCGGCAGCAGGGCCCGTCTCGCCCTCGCCTGCACGGCGACAGCAGCAGCGCTGCTCCTCACCGGCTGCACCACCGTGAACTCGTCCGGCGGAGGCTCCAACGCAGGAGCCAGCGGCGGCGGAGGCACGGACTACCTCCCTGACGAGACAGTCAAAAAGATCGTCAACGGCCGTGAAATCAAGGTCGGATTCGCCCCGCCAATCCTCTCCGAGTTTTACACCCAGGTTGAAAAAGCCGCCCAGAACAAGATGAAGGAATACGAGGACCGCTTTGGGGTGAAGTGGAAGTGGGAACGCCAGGGAGCCCTGAACGACGCCCACTCCGGCACTGAGACCCTGGGCATCGTGCAGGGATACATCGCCCGCAAGTTCGACGCCGTCTTCGTCTGCTCAGCCGCCAACGCCTCGACCATGCAGGCCCTGTACAAGCAAGGGTCCGCCAAGGGCATTGACTTCTACCAGTTCAACTCCACCGAAGAGCTCGCCAACCCTTCCCAGGCCGAGAACCCCACCGGCGGCCTGTCCACCGTGTCCAACATCGGCTACGACGACCGGTGGCAGTCCGGGTACCTCGCCGGGCAGTACATTGCCAAGCAGCTAAAGGGGCAAGGCTCCATTATCCAGATCATGGGCCCCTCGGGGTCCGACTGGACCAAGCTGCGTCAGCTCGGCTTCAAGAAGGCCATCGCTGAATACCCGGACATGAAGATTGTCGGCGAAGCAGACGGCGGGTACGTCCGTGACAAGGGACTCACCGCTGCGCAGGACCTGTTGACGAAGTTCCCGGACGTTAAAGCCATCTACGGCGAGAACGAGGACATGGCCCTGGGAGCCGCCCAGGCTATCGACGCACGGGGCCTGAAGCACTGGGACGGAACCTCCGGCATCATCACCATCGGCGCCGACGGCCTCGTCTCGGGCATGGACGCCATCAAAGCCGGAAAACTGACCGCCACCGTGGACGTGAACAGCTCTGAGATGGGCAGCCGGATGATCGAAACCCTCTTCGCCCATGAGTTCCTCGGCCAGGAAGTCAACCAGTTCATCCGCATCCCCACCGGCGTCGTGGACAAGTCCAACGTTGACTGGCACGAAGGAGTCCTCAAGAACGTCCTCAGCGGCCCCGGCAAGTACTGA
- a CDS encoding ABC transporter permease has translation MSTTTTTPMKDNKSLTDRAAGRLLVDPTLGVLALLLLICLISAFALPVFLNPSNLYNLLNTSLIVMILAMGMTVVLISGGIDLSIGTTMALCAGVAATTMNYGLPLIAALLAALATGALVGIGNGLLITRLGLPDFIATLAMLGFASGILYIWTKGVPIIGYMVPEFYTIGGLTPLVGPLTLPMLIALAVALVLGGILGSTRLGTHFFAVGSSKTGAMQSGVRVDRIRAQAYIVSGLAAAVAGIIMAGRNTNVPADLGNGYEIQAIAAAVIGGAALTGGRGRILGAILGAITLAATVNLINLVGVPSSYQKIVIGAILVVAVLANRLSAVISAKVRQRRALGP, from the coding sequence ATGAGCACCACAACCACCACCCCAATGAAGGACAACAAGAGCCTGACGGACCGGGCAGCCGGCCGCCTCCTGGTGGACCCGACACTCGGTGTATTGGCCCTGCTGCTTCTGATCTGCCTGATCTCCGCGTTCGCACTGCCGGTCTTCCTGAACCCATCCAACCTTTACAACCTCCTCAACACCAGCCTGATCGTCATGATCCTGGCCATGGGAATGACCGTGGTCCTGATCTCCGGAGGAATCGACCTCTCAATCGGCACGACCATGGCCCTTTGCGCCGGCGTTGCGGCCACAACCATGAACTACGGACTGCCGCTCATCGCAGCCCTGCTCGCCGCCCTGGCCACAGGTGCCCTGGTCGGAATCGGCAACGGCCTGCTAATCACCAGGCTCGGCCTGCCTGACTTCATCGCCACGCTCGCCATGCTCGGTTTCGCCAGCGGCATCCTCTACATCTGGACCAAAGGTGTTCCGATCATCGGCTACATGGTCCCCGAGTTCTACACGATCGGCGGCCTGACCCCGCTGGTGGGACCCCTCACCCTTCCGATGCTGATCGCCCTTGCCGTCGCACTGGTCCTCGGAGGAATCCTCGGCTCCACCCGCCTCGGAACGCACTTTTTCGCCGTCGGAAGCAGCAAGACCGGCGCCATGCAATCAGGTGTCCGCGTAGACCGCATCCGCGCCCAGGCCTACATCGTCAGCGGCCTGGCAGCGGCAGTCGCCGGCATCATCATGGCAGGCCGCAACACCAACGTCCCTGCTGACCTCGGCAACGGTTACGAGATCCAAGCGATCGCCGCCGCGGTCATCGGCGGCGCAGCCCTGACTGGAGGCCGCGGCCGGATCCTCGGCGCCATCCTCGGGGCAATCACCCTGGCCGCAACAGTCAACCTGATCAACCTCGTCGGCGTCCCGTCCAGCTATCAAAAGATTGTCATCGGCGCCATCCTGGTCGTCGCCGTCCTGGCCAACCGCCTCAGCGCAGTCATCAGCGCCAAGGTGCGCCAGCGCAGAGCTCTCGGTCCTTGA
- a CDS encoding ABC transporter permease, with translation MNFQRTTSRVLSTTGVPIAIALVIVVIVFQIMSPVFLTPGSVRDYINNAIPILLLTVGVSIVIVGGGIDLSVGTVAGLSAGTTMWTLVSGAPTWIAVLVGVGTGLVFGLFNGLMITRFGINDFIVTLATLNIAGGLLIVLTEQVPLQGVTTPGFSEIVYGNLLGIPNAFWIAAILFVLMQFFLIKTIFGRRIFAIGIGASAANVAGVNVNRVRLETFVLSGLLAGAAGVLLASRLGAVQAFLGNGYEFVAIAGAVLGGVSLAGGRGSVWAAVAGGLMLASLQQGLRLNGVDPVYFSIVTGLCIVAGVVFDRRIQQFALSSIRRRGGRTSSTPPPTTKSDRENHLLSTGKQD, from the coding sequence ATGAACTTCCAGCGGACCACCTCCCGCGTCCTTTCCACTACCGGCGTCCCCATCGCTATCGCCCTTGTGATCGTTGTCATCGTCTTCCAGATCATGTCGCCAGTGTTCCTGACTCCCGGAAGCGTGCGCGATTACATTAACAACGCAATCCCCATCCTGCTCCTTACCGTGGGCGTTTCCATCGTCATCGTCGGCGGCGGCATCGATCTCTCTGTTGGTACTGTGGCCGGGCTCAGCGCCGGCACAACCATGTGGACACTGGTCTCGGGCGCCCCCACATGGATCGCAGTTCTCGTCGGCGTCGGCACGGGGCTGGTCTTCGGCCTCTTCAACGGGCTCATGATCACCCGTTTCGGCATCAACGACTTCATCGTCACCCTGGCCACATTGAACATCGCCGGCGGACTGCTCATTGTGCTCACGGAGCAGGTTCCGCTGCAGGGAGTCACGACTCCCGGCTTCTCCGAGATCGTGTACGGGAACCTGCTCGGCATTCCCAATGCCTTCTGGATCGCTGCGATCCTCTTCGTGCTCATGCAGTTCTTCCTCATCAAGACAATCTTCGGCCGGCGCATCTTCGCCATCGGCATCGGCGCATCAGCGGCCAACGTCGCAGGAGTGAACGTCAACCGCGTCAGGCTCGAAACCTTCGTCCTTTCGGGCCTGCTCGCAGGCGCCGCCGGGGTTCTCCTCGCATCCCGTCTCGGAGCCGTCCAGGCATTCCTCGGCAATGGCTACGAATTCGTTGCGATCGCCGGCGCAGTCCTCGGCGGTGTCAGCCTCGCCGGCGGCAGGGGCTCAGTCTGGGCTGCAGTCGCCGGCGGGCTCATGCTCGCCAGCCTGCAGCAAGGGCTGCGGCTCAACGGCGTGGACCCGGTCTACTTCAGCATCGTCACCGGCCTGTGCATCGTCGCGGGCGTCGTCTTTGATCGCCGGATCCAGCAGTTCGCGCTCAGCAGCATCAGAAGGCGCGGTGGCAGAACATCGTCAACGCCGCCCCCAACAACCAAGAGCGACCGCGAAAACCACTTGCTCAGCACCGGGAAGCAGGACTGA